A segment of the Trifolium pratense cultivar HEN17-A07 linkage group LG7, ARS_RC_1.1, whole genome shotgun sequence genome:
tatatactaatttaataattttaatttcttctaaaaaaaaaagttttgaatttttgacgattaaaattttcttttttggtaaaaTATTTAGACGTTAGTCAAacgaaaaaaaagagaaagtcACAAAGTCATTGCTGACGTGTCCatatttactctctctctctctctctctctctgattcAACTGCTTCTATTCCATTTTCGCTCGTTCTTTCTCTCTCCAAAACTTCTCTGATATTTTCATTCAGATATCATAGGGTTTCTGATTCTACTCCAAAATCAGCGTCACTGGTatatttcttcttcatcaattttcatttcacACTAATTAAACGCTGCGTTTTAACCGATTTGTGTTTGATTAATGCAATTCTGATGTATAATTGAATGATCTGCAACACCGATTTGAGATTTTGTGATTCTCAGTGTTTTAGAATTCTAGCttaatttagatttttatttgtttagaTTATATCTAATATAGGtaataattgttttattattggttttttaatgtatttttaagtattttatgatgatgattatgctattattataattataaacttGACTAATATAGTTAGTAGCAATTGCTATAGATTGTTCAATTGtaaattatgaaaatgaaaattccatctttgtaatttattttttattgatgggGCTAATAAGGGTGGtgggtttaaattttaaatatatgtttgaaattgcGATGTGGGATCCGGCATAATGGTTTTTGATGTTGCCGAAACCACAATGCGACTGTGATTTTCTGTAATAGGAAAGATTGAAAACCCTGTTAATGATGATAGCGGAAAATGtgattgaaatttaaaatctaTAAGAATTGATGTGAAATGATATGTTTGGGagtgtgttttgttttgttttgttatgttAACGCCTGCTTACAAATTTTAATGCATTTGAATCAGATGGTTTGCAAAGACCGGTGATTCTGCGTGCTTGTTAGAAAATTAGAAATGGCTGTTGCTGGAGTGCACAATGTATCTGTGGTGGAATCTACATTTTTGAGGGACTCTCATTCCCGGTCACCAAGGAGGCAAGAAGATGGAGGGAGGGGAGGTACTCGGTCATCCCCGCTCTTGCAAATGTGGCGTGAGCTTGAAGATGAGCACATGGTGAGACAAGTTCAAGGAAGATCTGATGAAGTATTAGTTCAACAGAGGAGTGATGGGTTGGTTGTAGATGCATCACAGGAAAATATGAATCATATGTCAGAAGATGCAGTTTTAGGTGAGAATGATTCTGAAACATGGTCACAGTCACAGAGTCAGAATGGGTCTCAATATGAACAAGATCATGTGGACTTGAACAATTCTAGTCGTGAAAACTCTTCTGGTATTGGAGATGTTGGGAGGGAAAGAGTAAGGAAAGTTTTCAAGGAATGGATGAGTAATGGTGGTTCTAGGGTTCAAGCATCAAATATTACTCGAGGAAATAGTGGTTCGAGGGGTGAATTGCGTGGAAAAACTGAGCAGGAAAGAGTGAGTGTCGTAAGGCAATGGGTAGAGATGAGTAGCCAGCTGAGAGGTGTTTCTGTTGGGGAGAATAGGGAAGAACAGTCTTCTGAATTTAGTAACCAAACTGAATGTGTTCATGATGGATTGGTTGTCAATCAGAATGAAGGCCAAAGTGAGCATATATCACGAAGAAGAATCCGTAAATTACGTGGTCGGCAGGCTCTGCTTGATATGGTTAAGACGAATGTGGTGGATAGGGAACGAGATATTCAGGAATTGTTGGAACGTCGGGCTGTATCTAATTTTCCCCATCGCAATCGCATTCAGGTTTGTCCactaaatgatatattttttttatcatatttcttAACTTTTTCAATGCAATGAGTAAAATTATTTGTTAGTAAACCTGTTAATGAACACTtaggttatttttttaatcattttatgCTCTCAATTTGTTGGGGAACTTTAAGTGTCACAGTATCATAGTAGGCATAGCGAAAGGTGACTAGTAGTATGTGCATTATGGAGTTCAAAAATACCTAGAAACTGAAATGTAAATAATTTAGAAAAGGAAAGAAGAAATCAATAGACAAGACCCCGTTTGTTTGAAAGGGAAAAAAGCACTTTgtcataattaattgaaattgtTGTCAATTGCGGATCACaaaaaatagcagtttgttTAAATTCCGCTACACAACAGTGTTATAGCGCCGCTATTTCACAAGATTTTGTGCTAAATAGTGTTTTGTGGAACAATAGTGACTTGTTTAAATTTCGCTATGCAAAACCGCTATAGCCACTATTTAGCAAAACTGGAAAACATTAGTAGAAAATTTCATAAtatcaaggttttttttttcaaaaaaaagctATTTTCTCTCTGAAGCTAAAATTGGAAATACTACTAAAAACTATACCTTTAAAAGCATCTTTTCAAATCTAACATAAACACACCCTATATTTACATTAAATCCATaatcaaagaatttaaaatctAGGACTTTATTAGAATTTGATCTTTGCTCTTGCAGTTGATGATTGTTTGTTGAAAATATTTTCAGGCCTTGCTTAGAGGCAGGTTTTTGAGAAATGATAGACCCATTGATAATAATCGGCCCACTTCCATTGCAGAAAGTGAATTAGGCTTATTGAGACAAAAACAGACTGTATCATGTCTAAGGTATGCAGTCAATTTTCCATTAAGTTGAGAAGAagctaattttaattttatttgaagtCTTCTGGATTGATTTCTCTGCCAACTTATCTATTTGTGACTTCCTTTTTGCTTTTCTAAGTTTATTGCATTCTGTTAATAGGTCAAACATCTGCTGCTGACTTTCTCATATATTTTTGATCCATAAAGCTGACATGTACTGAAATATTCTGCTATTGTATCCATCTTTGGTTTGAAATGTGTTACAATTCcttccaatatatatatatatatatataataataagggATGATTGGTGTGCATTTATTCTATTTGTTCAAACACGTGGGCACTAATTTGATACAGAAATGTATAACTTTAACTTTTGTTATTCTAAGCTTATGTCTGCTAAATGAGACAGTGAAGCCAGAATATTGTAGTACGATAATAGCATCATTTAAATAAGATGGTAAAATTGAAGTGAAGAAGGTGAATATTGCTAACATTAAtattaagggtgtgtttgtttggttttttattttcatttttggttGATATGTTAAATAATACTAGCAGAAATGTCACAGTATTTTTGTTCTATTGTTTTCAATTATGATATTTCATGGTTTATGTTATTTAGATTTTCTGATAACCCCACTTTATGGAAGTTATACATGCTTTCATGTGTTTTTTCAGTTCACGGAagaaaaatttgtttgttttagttGTCAATCAAATCAGTACACAGTTTATATGggtgtttttattttgtagtaTGAGTTTCGTTGGAAAAAGACAGAATGATGGTCTAAGGCTACTACTTCTTGAGGATAATTTTGAAATACATGTTATTGCAAATGTGTCCAAATTGTTGTGTGTACTATTTAATAGTATGTTTTTTGTTGGGAAATGACAATTTGACGGGTTAAGCTTACTACTGCTAGGAATTCATTTTGAAATTAATATTGTTATTGTAATTTGCAAAGTCGACATGGTTGGAATAATCTTCTCTTTATTCTTGGTTTCCCTTTATACAAACAAAGTGCAACTGTTTGTTGTCGCTTCAATTTTACTGCTTGTAGCTAACTTGTCCTTTTTTCCTTCATTAAGATGTATTTTTTTTGCATGTGCATTATACCAATGGACGTTAACTTGTCTTCTGAACAGGGAAGGATTTTCTTTTAGAAAGGATAATTTAGGTTATGGTCAAGCAGCAAGCAACCTATCTGATACCTCATCTGACAGTGATATTGATGTCGATACAATTGAACAAACTGGAGCTACAAGTTCACAAGTAGTCGCCTCTGTACATTCCGAACAATCAAATCCTAATAACAAGGGAAGTGACAGACTTGGGATATCATGTGCTCATGAAGAAGAAACAAGAAATTGGGAGTCGTCTTCCAATATCAGTGTTGAAAGAAGAGATGGCACTGCACAAAATGTTGATACAATGCCAATCGAAGATACCGGTAACGACCTTACCCAACCAAGTTTGCAAATTGAAGTTACGGACCATAGCAATATGCAAGAGCAAGAACCAAGTGAGGCACATATTGAGCAATCTCTGATGGGTGATTTAACTGGTGATGAAAGCAGCTTATCAAATCACAACAATCGTGTAGGGGACGATATTGTTGATAATGTAGATTCGGTTTCGGTTGTATCTACTGCTCTGGAAAGAGAGCAAGAGGAAGAAACTATTATTGAAAGTGAAGGAAGTGAATGGCATCAAACTAACAGAGAGTGGAGAGATAGCCCCCAGGAAAGTGTTGACGATAATCAGCACAGTAGCACATCAAATGAATGGCCCCAAAATATCTTGGGAAATGATGATGGAGATAATTCTCGTACTCAAGAGCAAGTAGCAGCCTCTGAAGTGTGGCAAGAAGATGGCAGCTTTCAAGAGGCTGTGGAAATCTGGTTGGGACGACCTTCTGATAATGGAGCAGCTCCAGTTGGTAGAATTCATGGATTCTATTTTCCAGAAGATGACAATGTGTACAGTGTTGAACTCAGGGAACTGCTAAGTAGGTATGTAGACATGACTAAAGAGTTTCAGCAAATCTCTTTttgaaatggatttttttttaagaataaatgTCTATTTTCCTTCTGCAGGAGAAGTGTCTCAAACCTCCTACGAAGCAGTTTTCGTGAAAGTCTTGACCAGTTGATACAATCATATGTTGAAAGGCAAGGTCATGCTCACGTTGAGTGGGAGGAGCTGCAAGAAACAACCCCTTCTTCTCCCTCCACAGAACAAGACCTGGATCAGCATAGAAGGGATCAGATTGTTGGTACGGAGGACATTGTCAATAGTCCACTGAACCTGCCTTTACCACCACCAACTCCTCCCCCTTTGCCTTCATGGGATCGACACTCACGTCATGACAATTGGTCACGGAATGGCATAAATAATCAGCGCCAAGGAAATGTGCATTCATTTACAGGA
Coding sequences within it:
- the LOC123896343 gene encoding uncharacterized protein LOC123896343 gives rise to the protein MAVAGVHNVSVVESTFLRDSHSRSPRRQEDGGRGGTRSSPLLQMWRELEDEHMVRQVQGRSDEVLVQQRSDGLVVDASQENMNHMSEDAVLGENDSETWSQSQSQNGSQYEQDHVDLNNSSRENSSGIGDVGRERVRKVFKEWMSNGGSRVQASNITRGNSGSRGELRGKTEQERVSVVRQWVEMSSQLRGVSVGENREEQSSEFSNQTECVHDGLVVNQNEGQSEHISRRRIRKLRGRQALLDMVKTNVVDRERDIQELLERRAVSNFPHRNRIQALLRGRFLRNDRPIDNNRPTSIAESELGLLRQKQTVSCLREGFSFRKDNLGYGQAASNLSDTSSDSDIDVDTIEQTGATSSQVVASVHSEQSNPNNKGSDRLGISCAHEEETRNWESSSNISVERRDGTAQNVDTMPIEDTGNDLTQPSLQIEVTDHSNMQEQEPSEAHIEQSLMGDLTGDESSLSNHNNRVGDDIVDNVDSVSVVSTALEREQEEETIIESEGSEWHQTNREWRDSPQESVDDNQHSSTSNEWPQNILGNDDGDNSRTQEQVAASEVWQEDGSFQEAVEIWLGRPSDNGAAPVGRIHGFYFPEDDNVYSVELRELLSRRSVSNLLRSSFRESLDQLIQSYVERQGHAHVEWEELQETTPSSPSTEQDLDQHRRDQIVGTEDIVNSPLNLPLPPPTPPPLPSWDRHSRHDNWSRNGINNQRQGNVHSFTGHNRFPLADEWDSISDLRIDMVRLQQRMSNMQRMLEACMDMQLELQRSIRQEVSAALNRSTCSSGVHDQGVPDNKTNWECVRKGLCCICCEESIDCLLYRCGHMCTCSKCANQLLDSRRKCPMCRAPVVEVVRAYSI